One window of Salmo salar chromosome ssa11, Ssal_v3.1, whole genome shotgun sequence genomic DNA carries:
- the LOC106609699 gene encoding isocitrate dehydrogenase [NAD] subunit alpha, mitochondrial isoform X2: MASNVWRSMLSHVVGAKRPTLQTVTLIPGDGIGPEISVAVMKIFEAAKVPIQWEERNVTAIQGPGGRWMIPPDCKESMDRTLIGLKGPLKTPIAAGHPSMNLLLRKTFDLYANVRPCVSIEGYKTPYTDVDLVTIRENTEGEYSGIEHIIVDGVVQSIKLITEDASRRIAEYAFEYARNNQRNSVTAVHKANIMRMSDGLFLRKCREVAEHFKDIKFTEMYLDTVCLNMVQDPTQFDVLVMPNLYGDILSDLCAGLIGGLGVTPSGNIGANGVAIFESVHGTAPDIAGLDMANPTALLLSAVMMLRHMGMHDYGKKIETACFDTIRDKKVLTGDLGGQSKCSEFTEEICRRVRDMD; this comes from the exons ATGGCTAGCAACGTGTGGAGGTCAATG CTCTCTCACGTCGTGGGGGCAAAGAGACCGACG CTGCAAACGGTTACATTAATTCCTGGGGATGGAATTGGTCCAGAAATATCCGTGGCTGTCATGAAGATTTTTGAGGCTGCTAAG GTTCCCATCCAGTGGGAGGAGAGGAATGTGACAGCTATCCAGGGCCCAGGAGGTAGATGGATGATCCCTCCAGACTGTAAGGAGTCTATGGACAGGACCCTGATCGGGTTAAAAG GCCCCCTGAAGACACCCATCGCAGCCGGCCACCCCTCCATGAACCTGTTACTCAGGAAGACCTTTGACCTGTACGCCAACGTGCGTCCCTGTGTGTCCATCGAGGGCTACAAGACCCCCTACACCGACGTGGACCTGGTCACCATCAGAGAGAACACCGAGGGAGAGTACAGCGGAATCGAGCACATA ATTGTTGATGGCGTAGTTCAGAGCATCAAACTCATCACTGAAGACGCCAGTCGCCGTATCGCTGAGTATGCCTTTGAGTATGCAAGAAACAACCAAAGAAACAGTGTCACAGCCGTTCACAAAGCCAACATCAT GAGGATGTCAGATGGGCTGTTCCTGAGGAAATGCAGAGAGGTGGCTGAACACTTCAAGGACATCAAGTTTACTGAGatgtacctggacacagtgtgtcTCAAC ATGGTGCAAGATCCCACCCAGTTTGACGTCCTGGTGATGCCCAACCTGTATGGTGACATTCTCAG TGATCTGTGTGCTGGACTTATCGGAGGTCTGGGAGTCACTCCTAGTGGAAACATTGGTGCGAATGGAGTCGCCATTTTTGAATCG GTCCATGGGACGGCCCCCGACATAGCCGGTCTGGACATGGCCAACCCTACAGCTCTGCTGCTCAGTGCTGTGATGATGCTGCGTCACATGGGCATGCACGACTACGGCAAGAAGATCGAGACGGCCTGCTTCGACACCATCAGAGACAAGAAG GTGCTGACCGGGGACCTTGGTGGGCAGTCGAAGTGCTCAGAGTTTACAGAGGAGATCTGCCGTAGAGTGCGAGACATGGACTGA
- the LOC106609699 gene encoding isocitrate dehydrogenase [NAD] subunit alpha, mitochondrial isoform X1, whose amino-acid sequence MASNVWRSMLSHVVGAKRPTVCFRRGLQTVTLIPGDGIGPEISVAVMKIFEAAKVPIQWEERNVTAIQGPGGRWMIPPDCKESMDRTLIGLKGPLKTPIAAGHPSMNLLLRKTFDLYANVRPCVSIEGYKTPYTDVDLVTIRENTEGEYSGIEHIIVDGVVQSIKLITEDASRRIAEYAFEYARNNQRNSVTAVHKANIMRMSDGLFLRKCREVAEHFKDIKFTEMYLDTVCLNMVQDPTQFDVLVMPNLYGDILSDLCAGLIGGLGVTPSGNIGANGVAIFESVHGTAPDIAGLDMANPTALLLSAVMMLRHMGMHDYGKKIETACFDTIRDKKVLTGDLGGQSKCSEFTEEICRRVRDMD is encoded by the exons ATGGCTAGCAACGTGTGGAGGTCAATG CTCTCTCACGTCGTGGGGGCAAAGAGACCGACGGTATGTTTCAGAAGGGGG CTGCAAACGGTTACATTAATTCCTGGGGATGGAATTGGTCCAGAAATATCCGTGGCTGTCATGAAGATTTTTGAGGCTGCTAAG GTTCCCATCCAGTGGGAGGAGAGGAATGTGACAGCTATCCAGGGCCCAGGAGGTAGATGGATGATCCCTCCAGACTGTAAGGAGTCTATGGACAGGACCCTGATCGGGTTAAAAG GCCCCCTGAAGACACCCATCGCAGCCGGCCACCCCTCCATGAACCTGTTACTCAGGAAGACCTTTGACCTGTACGCCAACGTGCGTCCCTGTGTGTCCATCGAGGGCTACAAGACCCCCTACACCGACGTGGACCTGGTCACCATCAGAGAGAACACCGAGGGAGAGTACAGCGGAATCGAGCACATA ATTGTTGATGGCGTAGTTCAGAGCATCAAACTCATCACTGAAGACGCCAGTCGCCGTATCGCTGAGTATGCCTTTGAGTATGCAAGAAACAACCAAAGAAACAGTGTCACAGCCGTTCACAAAGCCAACATCAT GAGGATGTCAGATGGGCTGTTCCTGAGGAAATGCAGAGAGGTGGCTGAACACTTCAAGGACATCAAGTTTACTGAGatgtacctggacacagtgtgtcTCAAC ATGGTGCAAGATCCCACCCAGTTTGACGTCCTGGTGATGCCCAACCTGTATGGTGACATTCTCAG TGATCTGTGTGCTGGACTTATCGGAGGTCTGGGAGTCACTCCTAGTGGAAACATTGGTGCGAATGGAGTCGCCATTTTTGAATCG GTCCATGGGACGGCCCCCGACATAGCCGGTCTGGACATGGCCAACCCTACAGCTCTGCTGCTCAGTGCTGTGATGATGCTGCGTCACATGGGCATGCACGACTACGGCAAGAAGATCGAGACGGCCTGCTTCGACACCATCAGAGACAAGAAG GTGCTGACCGGGGACCTTGGTGGGCAGTCGAAGTGCTCAGAGTTTACAGAGGAGATCTGCCGTAGAGTGCGAGACATGGACTGA